CGCTGGAGCCGACAGCCCTGGGTACGTCAGCGGCACATCCGCTTCGCGTTCGATCAGGCAGGTTCGATCCAGGGCTTCTTTCAGCACTGACTGGGCGAAGGCCATGCTGGGGGCGTCGAGGGCGGCGCGCATCAGGTGCACGTCGAAATCCCCGTTGATGACACTCAGGCACCCCAGTGCCTCGCGCAGCGGTTCGGGCCAGCCGTCGATCTCCCCGGCGTAATGCTCGCGCACCTGGCCGGGCAGCCGCTGACCGGTGTGTCCGGTGACCTGCCGCTCCTGCTCCAGCAGGCTCAAGAGGTGCAGAACGTTTCCTTCGCTGCGCTGCAGCAGTTCGGCCGCGCGCTCGACACTCGCGCTGCCGAAGGAGCGGTCTCTCAGGATCCGTTCCACGCCCTTGACGGTCAGCGGGCTCATCTCGATGGACGTGCACTGACCGGCTTCCAGGCGGCGCATCACGGCCCGGCACAGCGGCGATTTGGCGGGGGGCGTGCGGGACAGCAGCACCACGGCGCGCGGCGCGCTGCACGGCGACATCAGGATGAATTCCAGCAGGGACGCGAGTTCCACGGGAGCACTCTGGGTATGGTCGAGCACCAGCGCGACCGGGTTCGGCAGCCGGGCCGTGATCGTGGCGAGCTTGACCGTGTCCTCTTCGAGGGTGCCGGGATGGAGCAGCAGGCGCCGCAGGGCGTCGGCATCGGCGGCGTCGGTCAGGCGCGCGAGCTCCTGGGCGATCGAGGCGATCACCAGGCGGCTCAGCCGGGTACTGCGCACCCGCACTGTCAGCCAGTCCTGGCTCTGCAAGACGTGCTCGGTCAGGTAGGATTTCCCGCTGCCCAGCGGGCCGTGAACCACCACGACCTGCGGCTGCACGCGGGCGTGTTCCAGGGCGCGCACCAGCAGGCGCTCCTCGTCGGGCGTCGAATCGTCGGCCAGGTCGGCGACGGCGTCATCCCGTTCCGGCGGCGGCGGGGAACTCTCCAGCGGTCGTGCGGGGGCTGCCGGGCGGGTGGATTCGACCACGGGAACGTCGAGGTGGTAGCCGAGCGCGGCGGCCCTACCCTGGATGATGCGGGTGGCCCAGACCTTGTTGTCGTCGAGGAAGCGACGGTGGGCCTGCTCGAGCACCTGCTCGACCTGCTCTTCGAGGGTGCAGCGCTGCTGATCGACCCATTCCTGCAGGGCGGTGCTGCCCAGATCCTCCATCCCGCTCAACGGCAGACCCCGCAGCATGGCCAGCCAGTGCGCCAGTTCCGGCTGATCCATGCCGCTGTTCAGGCGCGATCTCCAGACCTCGAGATCCGTGGTGACGTGTTCCAGATACAGCAGCTGGCGGCTGCGGGGAAAAATATCGAGGCCCGCAGACCGGATGCGGGCGAGTTCGACGCGCAGGTTCTTGCGGGCTTCAGCGGTGGACCAGAGCAGGTCGGCGAGCCGTTCGCGGTGCTGAGGCAGCCGCTCCAGGGCGAGGTACGTGATCAACGCCACGGCTTTCGCGGAGAGGGGCACGAGGCTGCCCTTGTACGTGATGTGCGTGTGGCCGAGTACGTTCACCGTCAACATGTGGTCTCCGAGACTTTCCGCTCCCTCCGGGTCGTGGTGCTCTCAATGATCCGGTGGATGCTCTTGGGCTGGATCCATCCTTTGGGATGGTGCGGATGCTGCCTCCAGTGTAGGAACGGATTGTCACCCAACAATTACTGGACGACCACTGGCCGCTGCCCATTAGACCGGAGGGGCGGCGTTCCATGCTGGCAATTCCATGAGTTCTCACACATCTTTCATCAGGTGTGCGTCAGATTCGATTGGCGATGGAGTTCCCGCCTGGCGAGATTCAGCGCCCCTGACGGTGATTCATGGCCCGCTGGTAGGCGCTGATCAGCACAGCGTAGTTCGAGTCCGGCGAGTACCAGCGTTCGTAGGCAGCGCGGGCGTCGGTTCTCATGGATACATCGTCGCGCCGCGCCACCGCCTGGTGGAGCGCGCCGGCCAGCGAGTCCGAGTGGCCCGGCGTGAACGTGAAGCCAGTTACGCCGTCCTGCACGATCTCGCCCAGACCTCCGATGGCCGCGCAGACGACGGGCGTGCCGTGGGCGAGGCCCTCCACGGCCGTCCGGCCGAAGGGCTCATACCACTCAGAGGGCACGACCACGAAGGCGGCGCCCGCGATCTGCGCGTAGGTCTCTGTCAGGGGCAGGCTGCCCAGGAAGGAGATCCCATCATGGTCATCAGCCAGCGCTTCGAGCCCAGCCCGTTCAGGGCCGTCGCCCACGATCCGCAGTTCCATGCCCAGGCGCTCCCGGAGCCACACCTCGATCAGGCGACGGGCTCCCTTCTCGGCACTGAGTCGACCGACGAACACGGCGTACGAACCGGTCGCGAGCTGCGCTCCGGGATCCGGATACACGAAGTTCGGCTTGACGACAATCCTCTCCGGGTCAATGCCGAACTCGATGTACTTCTGCCGCACGAAACTGGAGACTGCGATGAACAGATCGACCTGCCGGTCATACGTTCTGAGCAGCTTGTGCGTCGACTGCATGGAGGCCACGACCGCCGACCCCACCGCGCTGTGCCGGTAGCAGCGGTGTTCGATTCCGGGCAGCGCGAAGGCCCGGCCGGTACACGCCTCGCAGATCTGACCGTCCCGGAACAGCAGGCCATTCACACACGAGTGGCGGTAGTTGCGCAGCGCCTGCACCACCGCCGCTCCCTGACGGCGCGCGGCGCCATACACCGAGGGCGACATCAGCGGGAACGTGTTCTGGAAATGCACCACGTCTGCCTGCGCCTGGGACGTCACGGCCGCGATTTCACGGGCGCTTTGGGTATTCCAGATGGTCTTCAGGGCGATGCGCGCCGCGGGCAGGGCGTCGAGCTCGCGGTTGTGGCGCTCGTAGCGCTCGACGTGATGACCGTGGTCTTCG
The DNA window shown above is from Deinococcus sp. KSM4-11 and carries:
- a CDS encoding AAA family ATPase; amino-acid sequence: MLTVNVLGHTHITYKGSLVPLSAKAVALITYLALERLPQHRERLADLLWSTAEARKNLRVELARIRSAGLDIFPRSRQLLYLEHVTTDLEVWRSRLNSGMDQPELAHWLAMLRGLPLSGMEDLGSTALQEWVDQQRCTLEEQVEQVLEQAHRRFLDDNKVWATRIIQGRAAALGYHLDVPVVESTRPAAPARPLESSPPPPERDDAVADLADDSTPDEERLLVRALEHARVQPQVVVVHGPLGSGKSYLTEHVLQSQDWLTVRVRSTRLSRLVIASIAQELARLTDAADADALRRLLLHPGTLEEDTVKLATITARLPNPVALVLDHTQSAPVELASLLEFILMSPCSAPRAVVLLSRTPPAKSPLCRAVMRRLEAGQCTSIEMSPLTVKGVERILRDRSFGSASVERAAELLQRSEGNVLHLLSLLEQERQVTGHTGQRLPGQVREHYAGEIDGWPEPLREALGCLSVINGDFDVHLMRAALDAPSMAFAQSVLKEALDRTCLIEREADVPLTYPGLSAPAQRTGGQELYAFRSEGLRVSVASSLPHEQRQAVRRRLAAALEDYEPGLALYYAERVGHDQVTERLRRTYHSRLPGDSPLLSSTIGDYSDPMRTTVPVVQAPPRLSGADQTAATWQGYSLSRGAGGWLSIVSQGRSGHPRTLRLHVPIPAPDGAGPRSVRLVWRLEFFQGGNDLGPLLAPFALRVRRVGDLEAHVFTPDVHREYTEDGVRHQPHPDLGAGIWMVHRLTLAPTQTAGEMLELSVRGVDVALTLGQVEVDGVELLGIAQSEGTPVALPALRSLSRLN
- a CDS encoding glycosyltransferase, which gives rise to MKVVMAHTFYKQKGGEDESYRAESRLLEDHGHHVERYERHNRELDALPAARIALKTIWNTQSAREIAAVTSQAQADVVHFQNTFPLMSPSVYGAARRQGAAVVQALRNYRHSCVNGLLFRDGQICEACTGRAFALPGIEHRCYRHSAVGSAVVASMQSTHKLLRTYDRQVDLFIAVSSFVRQKYIEFGIDPERIVVKPNFVYPDPGAQLATGSYAVFVGRLSAEKGARRLIEVWLRERLGMELRIVGDGPERAGLEALADDHDGISFLGSLPLTETYAQIAGAAFVVVPSEWYEPFGRTAVEGLAHGTPVVCAAIGGLGEIVQDGVTGFTFTPGHSDSLAGALHQAVARRDDVSMRTDARAAYERWYSPDSNYAVLISAYQRAMNHRQGR